The following proteins come from a genomic window of Microbacterium lemovicicum:
- a CDS encoding biotin transporter BioY translates to MSSLAAPAGRRVLADLVGRPRAATRAFAVDAALVLSGVALVALLAKVSIFIGPVPLTGQTLGVIVVGAALGSRRGAAALTTYLLAGLAGAPVFSSAVAGPAAVLLPSFGFIVGFIPAAFLAGWFAERTWDRRPALAFVGFAAASVVPFLIGVPYLAVILGTVLGAEVTVSSVLEAGVAPFILPGLIKAALAALIIPAAWALVRRVDSRRS, encoded by the coding sequence ATGTCATCGCTCGCAGCCCCCGCCGGTCGTCGCGTCCTCGCCGATCTGGTCGGTCGTCCCCGTGCCGCCACGCGTGCCTTCGCCGTGGATGCCGCGCTCGTCCTGTCGGGCGTCGCCCTGGTCGCCCTGCTCGCGAAGGTGTCGATCTTCATCGGCCCCGTGCCCCTCACGGGTCAGACGCTCGGTGTCATCGTCGTCGGCGCGGCCCTCGGCTCGCGCCGGGGTGCCGCCGCGCTCACGACGTACCTGCTCGCCGGGCTCGCCGGAGCGCCGGTCTTCTCCAGCGCCGTCGCCGGTCCCGCCGCCGTCCTGCTGCCGTCGTTCGGCTTCATCGTGGGGTTCATCCCCGCCGCCTTCCTCGCGGGCTGGTTCGCCGAGCGCACGTGGGACCGTCGCCCCGCGCTCGCCTTCGTCGGCTTCGCCGCCGCCAGCGTCGTGCCCTTCCTGATCGGCGTGCCCTACCTCGCCGTCATCCTCGGCACCGTCCTGGGCGCGGAGGTCACCGTCTCCTCCGTGCTCGAAGCGGGCGTCGCACCGTTCATCCTCCCGGGCCTGATCAAGGCCGCCCTCGCCGCGCTGATCATCCCCGCCGCGTGGGCGCTCGTGCGCCGGGTGGATTC
- a CDS encoding ABC-F family ATP-binding cassette domain-containing protein: protein MLAVHDLEIRVGARVLMSDVSFRVSDGDKIGLVGRNGAGKTTLTKVLAGDLLPADGRVDRSGELGYLPQDPRSGDPEMLARTRILDARGLGSLALGMHEASLRMGDDDADVAAKAMRKYSSLTERFEALGGYTAEAEAASIAHNLSLPDRILEQPLSTLSGGQRRRIELARILFSDAQTMILDEPTNHLDADSVVWLREFLKNYKGGLIVISHDVELVGETVNRVFYLDGNRQVIDVYNMNWKNYLRQRVADEERRKKERSNVEKKASVLQQQAARFGAKASKAAAAHQMVARAEKMLAGLDDVRQEERVAKLRFPKPAPCGKTPLMASGLSKSYGSLEIFTDVDLAIDRGSKVVVLGLNGAGKTTLLRILAGVDAPDTGQLEPGHGLKVGYYAQEHENLDVDRSVLENMMSAAPDITATEARKVLGSFLFTGDDVLKPAGVLSGGEKTRLSLATLVVSSANMLLLDEPTNNLDPASREEILGALAHYEGAVVLVSHDEGAVQALNPERVLILPDGVEDIWGRDYIDLISLA from the coding sequence GTGCTCGCCGTGCACGACCTCGAGATCCGCGTGGGCGCCCGCGTGCTCATGTCCGACGTGTCGTTCCGCGTCAGCGACGGCGACAAGATCGGGCTCGTCGGCCGCAACGGCGCGGGCAAGACCACGCTGACCAAGGTGCTCGCCGGCGACCTCCTGCCCGCGGACGGCCGCGTGGACCGCTCCGGCGAGCTGGGCTACCTGCCCCAGGACCCCCGCAGCGGCGACCCGGAGATGCTCGCCCGCACGCGCATCCTCGACGCCCGCGGACTCGGCTCGCTCGCCCTCGGCATGCACGAGGCGTCGCTGCGGATGGGTGACGACGACGCGGATGTCGCGGCGAAGGCGATGCGCAAGTACAGCTCGCTCACCGAGCGGTTCGAGGCGCTGGGCGGCTACACGGCCGAGGCCGAGGCCGCCTCCATCGCGCACAACCTCTCCCTGCCCGACCGCATCCTCGAGCAGCCCCTCAGCACGCTCTCGGGCGGCCAGCGCCGGCGCATCGAGCTCGCCCGCATCCTGTTCTCCGACGCGCAGACGATGATCCTCGACGAGCCCACGAACCACCTCGACGCCGACAGCGTCGTGTGGCTCCGCGAGTTCCTCAAGAACTACAAGGGCGGGCTGATCGTGATCAGCCACGACGTCGAGCTCGTCGGCGAGACCGTGAACCGGGTGTTCTACCTCGACGGCAACCGTCAGGTCATCGACGTCTACAACATGAACTGGAAGAACTACCTGCGTCAGCGGGTGGCCGACGAGGAGCGACGCAAGAAGGAGCGCAGCAACGTCGAGAAGAAGGCCTCCGTGCTGCAGCAGCAGGCCGCGCGCTTCGGCGCGAAGGCCTCGAAGGCCGCTGCCGCGCACCAGATGGTCGCGCGCGCCGAGAAGATGCTCGCCGGACTCGACGACGTGCGCCAGGAGGAGCGGGTCGCCAAGCTGCGCTTCCCGAAGCCCGCGCCCTGCGGCAAGACGCCGCTCATGGCGTCGGGACTGTCGAAGTCGTACGGCTCCCTCGAGATCTTCACCGACGTCGACCTCGCCATCGACCGCGGGTCGAAGGTCGTGGTGCTCGGCCTCAACGGCGCCGGCAAGACCACCCTGCTGCGCATCCTCGCCGGCGTCGACGCACCCGACACCGGCCAGCTCGAGCCCGGTCACGGCCTGAAGGTCGGCTATTACGCGCAGGAGCACGAGAACCTCGACGTCGACCGCTCGGTGCTCGAGAACATGATGTCGGCCGCGCCCGACATCACCGCGACCGAGGCGCGCAAGGTGCTCGGCTCGTTCCTGTTCACGGGCGACGACGTGCTCAAGCCCGCCGGCGTGCTGTCGGGCGGCGAGAAGACACGACTGTCGCTCGCGACCCTCGTGGTCTCGTCGGCGAACATGCTGCTGCTCGACGAGCCCACCAACAACCTCGACCCGGCGTCGCGCGAGGAGATCCTCGGCGCGCTCGCCCACTACGAGGGAGCCGTCGTGCTGGTCTCGCACGACGAGGGCGCCGTCCAGGCGCTGAACCCGGAGCGCGTGCTGATCCTGCCCGACGGTGTCGAGGACATCTGGGGTCGCGACTACATCGACCTGATCAGCCTCGCCTGA
- a CDS encoding SURF1 family protein, with product MSRQSAPPAVRWTVYVAVAVVFAIACAFLSNWQFSRNASRSEQLALVAQNYDAIPVPLADVIPAGGELVPADEWTPVILQGTYLTDQQLLVRNRPHGGTAAFEVLVPFQLDDGRVFLVDRGWVPPGRDQPEPDAVPAPPDGEATVIVRLRPGESLPRSGRETAPDGQVPTINLPLVADAIDPQNAQPLEQSAFGVMVSEDPAPATAPAALESPSDDPGPYLSYAVQWILFALMGFFFIGYVIRSERKHRREDLEEAERARAEGRAPAIAASPADRMRRGVRRQRDRDMVDEDALLDHVER from the coding sequence ATGAGCCGGCAGTCCGCGCCTCCCGCCGTGCGGTGGACCGTCTACGTCGCCGTCGCGGTGGTCTTCGCCATCGCCTGCGCCTTCCTGTCCAACTGGCAATTCTCCCGCAACGCCTCGCGCAGCGAGCAGCTGGCGCTCGTCGCGCAGAACTACGACGCGATCCCCGTCCCGCTGGCCGACGTCATCCCCGCGGGGGGCGAGCTGGTGCCCGCGGACGAGTGGACGCCCGTCATCCTGCAGGGCACCTACCTCACCGACCAGCAGCTCCTCGTCCGCAACCGCCCGCACGGCGGAACGGCGGCCTTCGAGGTGCTCGTGCCGTTCCAGCTCGACGACGGCCGCGTCTTCCTCGTCGACCGCGGCTGGGTGCCGCCGGGCCGTGATCAGCCCGAGCCCGACGCCGTGCCCGCGCCGCCCGACGGCGAGGCGACCGTCATCGTCCGCCTCCGGCCGGGCGAGTCACTCCCCCGCTCCGGGCGCGAGACGGCGCCGGACGGCCAGGTTCCGACGATCAACCTGCCCCTGGTCGCCGACGCGATCGATCCGCAGAACGCGCAGCCCCTCGAGCAGAGCGCGTTCGGCGTGATGGTCTCGGAGGATCCGGCGCCGGCGACGGCACCGGCGGCGCTCGAATCGCCGTCGGACGACCCCGGCCCGTACCTGTCGTACGCCGTGCAGTGGATCCTGTTCGCCCTGATGGGCTTCTTCTTCATCGGGTACGTCATCCGCAGCGAGCGCAAGCACCGTCGCGAAGACCTTGAAGAGGCCGAGCGGGCGCGCGCGGAGGGCCGCGCACCGGCGATCGCGGCATCCCCCGCGGATCGCATGCGCCGCGGCGTCAGGCGGCAGCGCGACCGCGACATGGTCGATGAGGACGCCCTGCTCGACCACGTCGAGCGCTGA